From Vibrio aerogenes, a single genomic window includes:
- the frr gene encoding ribosome recycling factor, whose amino-acid sequence MINEIKKDAQDRMDKSVEALKNNLSKVRTGRAHPSLLASISVEYYGAMTPLNQVANVVAEDARTLAITVFDKELTPKVEKAIMMSDLGLNPMSAGTVIRVPLPPLTEERRKDLVKIVRGEAEGGRVAVRNIRRDANNEFKSLLKDKEISEDEERKAQEDVQKLTDAAVKKIDEVLAAKEKELMDV is encoded by the coding sequence GTGATCAATGAAATCAAAAAAGACGCTCAGGACCGCATGGATAAGAGTGTTGAGGCGTTAAAGAATAATTTATCAAAAGTCCGTACCGGACGAGCTCACCCCAGTTTGTTAGCAAGTATTTCAGTTGAATATTACGGTGCGATGACACCATTAAATCAGGTTGCAAACGTCGTCGCTGAAGATGCCAGAACGTTAGCAATTACTGTATTTGATAAAGAGCTGACGCCTAAAGTTGAAAAAGCAATTATGATGTCAGATCTGGGCTTGAATCCAATGTCTGCCGGAACCGTTATTCGTGTTCCTCTGCCTCCGTTGACAGAAGAACGTCGTAAAGATCTTGTGAAAATTGTTCGTGGTGAAGCTGAAGGCGGGCGTGTTGCTGTTCGTAATATTCGTCGTGATGCAAACAATGAATTTAAATCATTATTGAAAGATAAAGAAATTTCTGAAGATGAAGAACGCAAGGCTCAGGAAGATGTTCAGAAATTAACTGATGCTGCCGTTAAGAAAATTGACGAAGTGCTTGCAGCAAAAGAAAAAGAACTGATGGATGTTTAA
- the pgpA gene encoding phosphatidylglycerophosphatase A, producing MSNPIACIRLKNPWHLLATGFGSGLSPVIPGTMGTLASIPFYLAFSHLSLGLYIAVIICSSFAGWLICQKTADDMGVHDHGAIVWDEFVGFWITMSVVQYSGQNIGDWHWILAGFVLFRFFDMVKPWPIGWLDQHVKGGLGIMLDDIVAGIMAGISLFLLMLFYV from the coding sequence ATGAGTAATCCTATAGCTTGTATCCGGTTGAAAAATCCCTGGCATTTGCTGGCAACTGGTTTTGGGAGTGGTTTGTCTCCGGTGATACCCGGAACAATGGGAACACTTGCCTCGATTCCCTTTTATCTGGCGTTCAGTCATTTATCGTTGGGCTTATATATAGCGGTGATTATTTGTTCGTCGTTCGCGGGGTGGCTGATTTGTCAAAAGACCGCAGATGATATGGGAGTTCATGATCACGGTGCCATTGTGTGGGATGAGTTTGTTGGGTTCTGGATTACAATGTCGGTTGTTCAGTATTCAGGACAAAATATAGGTGACTGGCACTGGATACTGGCTGGTTTTGTGCTGTTTAGATTTTTTGATATGGTGAAACCATGGCCGATTGGCTGGCTGGACCAGCATGTCAAAGGTGGTTTGGGTATCATGCTGGATGATATCGTAGCGGGCATCATGGCAGGAATTTCTTTATTCCTGCTCATGCTTTTTTATGTCTGA
- the thiL gene encoding thiamine-phosphate kinase, with the protein MRGEFDLIRKYFYQRQMNRNDVHLALGDDCAIVKSPKGVRLVISTDTLVEGTHFVAGANPAWIAHKALASNLSDLAAMGGTPAWCSLALTLPEVHEPWLQSFCDAFFRLADEYDIQLIGGDTTKGPLSISLTVHGFVPEDNVLLRTGAAVGDWVYVTGCLGDSKAGLELILSDRSDAGPDHEILEERHYLSAPRVLAGQALLGIASSAIDISDGLVSDIRHIAKASGVGVSIDVSQLPVSEVLLQYLNDDLTLARQYALTSGEEYELCFTVPQEKTYLLDGISRQTHTQFTCIGQVNSANQIVLHDQGQPLPWTLSGYDHFKVNE; encoded by the coding sequence ATGCGTGGTGAATTTGATTTAATCCGGAAGTATTTTTATCAGCGCCAGATGAACAGAAATGATGTTCATCTGGCGCTGGGTGATGACTGTGCCATTGTGAAATCCCCGAAAGGTGTCAGACTGGTGATCAGCACCGATACACTGGTGGAAGGGACTCATTTTGTCGCTGGTGCAAATCCTGCCTGGATCGCACACAAAGCGCTGGCATCTAATCTCAGTGATTTAGCTGCCATGGGGGGAACACCGGCCTGGTGCTCACTGGCACTCACTTTACCTGAAGTTCATGAGCCGTGGCTCCAGTCATTTTGTGATGCTTTCTTTCGTCTGGCCGACGAATATGATATTCAGCTGATTGGCGGTGATACAACGAAAGGGCCTCTCAGTATTTCTCTGACTGTGCATGGTTTTGTACCGGAAGATAACGTCTTGCTCCGGACTGGGGCAGCTGTAGGGGACTGGGTGTATGTCACCGGTTGTTTAGGGGACAGTAAAGCAGGCCTTGAATTGATACTTTCTGACCGTTCTGACGCCGGGCCAGATCATGAAATTCTGGAAGAACGGCATTATTTATCTGCACCCAGAGTGCTTGCCGGTCAGGCATTATTAGGTATCGCTTCATCAGCAATCGATATTTCAGATGGCTTAGTTTCTGATATACGGCATATTGCAAAAGCTTCCGGTGTTGGTGTCAGCATTGATGTCAGTCAGCTTCCGGTATCTGAAGTGCTATTACAGTATTTGAATGATGATTTAACGCTGGCCCGTCAGTATGCACTGACCAGTGGTGAAGAATATGAGCTTTGCTTTACTGTGCCACAGGAAAAGACATATCTCCTTGACGGAATATCCAGGCAGACTCATACACAATTTACCTGTATTGGACAGGTAAATTCAGCAAACCAAATTGTGCTGCATGATCAGGGGCAACCTTTGCCCTGGACATTAAGTGGTTATGATCATTTTAAGGTGAATGAATGA
- the uppS gene encoding polyprenyl diphosphate synthase, producing the protein MQNSQLSPDLLPQHVAVIMDGNGRWAKAQGKPRVFGHQNGVKAVRKTIATAARLGVRAVTLFAFSSENWRRPEEEVGVLMDLFIYVLSTEVKKLHKNNLRLRVIGDISRFTPKLQKKIADAECLTAGNSGMVVNIAANYGGRWDITQAVKVIAEQVHSGDLAVSDITETTMSQFMSMADLPEVDLLIRTSGECRISNFMLWQLAYAELYFTPVFWPDFSEEHFIEAVTWFVNRERRFGCTGEQIKALMEK; encoded by the coding sequence ATGCAGAATTCTCAACTCTCGCCTGATTTGTTACCTCAGCATGTTGCGGTAATTATGGATGGCAATGGTCGCTGGGCGAAAGCTCAGGGAAAACCCCGTGTGTTCGGCCACCAAAATGGTGTAAAAGCGGTTCGGAAAACCATTGCCACAGCTGCCCGTCTCGGGGTCAGGGCTGTTACTTTGTTTGCATTCAGCAGTGAAAACTGGCGCCGTCCTGAAGAAGAAGTCGGCGTCCTGATGGATCTGTTTATTTATGTACTTTCTACGGAAGTGAAGAAATTACATAAAAATAATCTCAGATTGAGGGTGATCGGAGATATTTCCCGGTTTACCCCTAAATTACAAAAGAAAATCGCTGATGCAGAATGTTTAACCGCTGGCAATTCAGGTATGGTTGTCAATATTGCTGCAAACTATGGTGGCAGATGGGATATTACACAGGCCGTCAAAGTGATAGCTGAACAAGTACATTCCGGCGATTTGGCTGTTTCTGATATCACTGAAACAACGATGTCTCAATTCATGTCTATGGCTGATCTGCCTGAAGTCGATTTACTTATCCGGACAAGTGGTGAATGTCGGATTAGTAACTTTATGTTATGGCAGCTTGCTTATGCTGAGTTGTATTTCACACCGGTATTCTGGCCCGACTTCAGTGAAGAGCACTTTATTGAGGCCGTCACCTGGTTTGTAAACAGGGAAAGACGTTTTGGATGCACTGGCGAGCAAATTAAAGCGTTGATGGAAAAATAA
- the pyrH gene encoding UMP kinase — protein MTTNPKPAYQRILLKLSGEALQGEEGFGIDPAVLDRMAQEVKELVELGVQVGVVIGGGNLFRGAGLAKAGMNRVVGDHMGMLATVMNGLAMRDALHRAYVNARVMSAIPLNGVCDDYNWANAISQLRQGRVVIFSAGTGNPFFTTDSAACLRGIEIEADVVLKATKVDGVYSADPVANPEAELYDKLNYEDVLEKELKVMDLAAFTLARDHMMPIRVFNMNKPGALRRVVMGEAEGTLICNSQL, from the coding sequence ATGACAACGAACCCTAAACCCGCGTATCAGCGCATTTTGTTAAAACTCAGTGGAGAAGCGTTACAAGGTGAAGAAGGTTTTGGAATTGATCCTGCTGTACTTGATCGCATGGCTCAGGAAGTAAAAGAGTTAGTTGAGCTGGGTGTTCAGGTTGGCGTCGTAATTGGTGGCGGCAACTTATTCCGTGGAGCCGGGCTGGCCAAAGCCGGGATGAATCGTGTGGTCGGTGACCATATGGGTATGCTGGCAACCGTGATGAATGGCCTTGCAATGCGTGACGCTCTTCACCGCGCTTATGTGAATGCCAGAGTGATGTCTGCGATCCCTTTGAATGGTGTTTGTGATGATTACAACTGGGCAAATGCGATCAGTCAGCTACGCCAGGGGCGTGTTGTGATTTTTTCGGCTGGCACCGGAAATCCATTTTTTACAACTGATTCTGCAGCTTGTTTACGTGGTATTGAAATTGAAGCGGATGTAGTTCTCAAAGCGACAAAAGTTGACGGAGTTTACAGTGCCGATCCGGTGGCAAACCCTGAGGCGGAGTTGTATGATAAGCTGAATTATGAAGATGTGCTCGAAAAAGAATTGAAAGTGATGGACTTAGCCGCTTTTACACTGGCAAGAGATCATATGATGCCAATCCGTGTCTTTAATATGAATAAGCCTGGCGCATTACGCCGGGTAGTCATGGGTGAGGCTGAAGGTACACTTATTTGCAACTCACAGTTGTAA
- the glnD gene encoding bifunctional uridylyltransferase/uridylyl-removing protein GlnD has protein sequence MYQSPLDLTDKQINVQSLKEQLDTFGNYQKELFLTRHAITDLVFGRAEYMDQLLQRLWKHYHFNQIEHLCLVAVGGYGRKELHPLSDIDILILAKDSFHPDIQAQVSEFITLLWDLKLEVGHAVRTIEECTEIGQKDLTVATNLQEARLISGCEETYYRLKLQVHSESFWSSESFYKAKIQEQKARHARYHDTTYNLEPDIKSTPGGLRDIHTLSWVARRHFGATSLLEMSRHDFLTDAEYRELVECQNFLWRVRFALHLELKRYDNRLTFAHQAQVAEHLGFHGDHNQPVEMMMKEFYRTLRRVAELNKMLLKLFDLVILGDEKDTTPHLINDDYQITSNLIEVRQKELFQDNPAAIIDMFIHIANNSSIEGVAPETMRQLRSARRKLTQFLHCLPEAREKFMQLARHPNALHKAFTLMHRHGVLAAYLPQWSHIVGQMQFDLFHVYTVDEHSIRLLKYIHLFEDSNNYQRHPICCEVFPRLPKKELLILAAIFHDIGKGRGGDHSEIGAVEAYDFCIEHGLSKPEARLVSWLVKNHLLMSVTAQRRDIYDPDVIIEFAKTVREEEYLEYLVCLTVADICATNPELWNSWKRTLLAELFYSTQRALRRGLENPVDVRDRIRHNQQLASALLRKEGFVARQIDNLWQRFKADYFLRHSHKQIAWHSASILNHQSPDETLVLVSEQSTRGGTEIFVYTRDQHALFAAIVAELDRRGLTVHDAQIMASRDGFVLDTFIVLDQNGQSVDPERHSTIIKNLQSAIALETPALDKTRRTPGNLKHFTVKTQIDFLPTKSKKKTLLEFVALDTPGLLANVGATFAELGLDIHGAKITTIGERAEDLFIITGKEHGKLTQEEEQQVKDALIKSVKTLLPS, from the coding sequence ATGTATCAATCACCTCTCGATTTAACTGACAAGCAAATTAATGTTCAATCGCTGAAAGAACAGCTCGATACATTTGGCAATTACCAGAAAGAGCTGTTTCTGACCCGCCACGCCATCACAGATTTGGTGTTTGGTCGTGCAGAATATATGGATCAATTACTTCAGCGTTTATGGAAACACTACCATTTTAATCAAATCGAACATTTGTGTCTGGTTGCTGTGGGAGGATATGGCAGAAAAGAACTTCACCCATTATCTGATATCGATATCCTGATTCTTGCAAAAGATAGCTTTCATCCGGATATCCAGGCACAAGTGAGTGAATTTATTACATTACTGTGGGATTTAAAACTCGAAGTCGGTCATGCTGTCAGAACAATTGAAGAGTGTACAGAAATTGGACAAAAAGATTTAACTGTCGCCACCAATTTGCAGGAAGCCCGTTTAATCAGTGGGTGTGAAGAGACATATTATCGCTTAAAGCTTCAGGTTCATTCGGAATCATTTTGGTCAAGTGAATCCTTTTATAAAGCGAAGATACAGGAGCAAAAAGCACGTCATGCCCGCTATCATGACACGACTTATAATCTTGAGCCTGATATTAAATCCACTCCCGGTGGATTAAGAGATATTCATACGCTGAGCTGGGTCGCCCGACGCCATTTCGGAGCAACATCCTTACTCGAAATGAGCCGGCATGATTTTCTGACAGATGCTGAGTACAGAGAGCTTGTTGAATGTCAGAATTTCTTATGGCGGGTCCGGTTTGCTTTGCATCTTGAACTAAAACGATATGACAACCGGCTTACATTTGCACATCAGGCTCAGGTCGCCGAACATCTCGGGTTTCATGGTGATCACAACCAGCCGGTAGAAATGATGATGAAGGAGTTCTACCGCACATTACGCCGGGTTGCCGAACTAAATAAAATGCTCCTGAAATTATTTGATCTGGTCATATTGGGTGATGAAAAAGATACAACGCCTCATCTCATTAATGATGATTACCAAATCACATCAAACCTGATTGAAGTGCGACAAAAAGAGCTTTTTCAGGACAATCCTGCCGCCATCATAGATATGTTCATCCACATTGCGAATAACTCTTCAATTGAGGGGGTGGCACCAGAAACAATGAGACAATTGAGATCGGCCCGCCGTAAGTTAACTCAGTTTTTACATTGTCTGCCTGAAGCCCGTGAGAAGTTCATGCAGCTCGCCAGACATCCCAATGCGCTGCATAAAGCATTCACCCTGATGCATCGTCATGGTGTTCTGGCAGCCTACTTACCGCAATGGAGCCACATCGTCGGACAAATGCAGTTTGATCTGTTCCATGTATATACTGTGGATGAACACAGTATCCGCCTGCTAAAATATATCCACCTTTTTGAGGACTCCAATAATTATCAACGCCATCCAATCTGCTGTGAAGTCTTCCCACGACTTCCCAAAAAAGAACTTCTGATTCTGGCAGCAATTTTCCATGATATCGGGAAAGGCAGAGGTGGGGACCATTCTGAGATCGGTGCAGTTGAAGCCTATGATTTCTGTATTGAACATGGTTTATCAAAACCAGAAGCCAGATTAGTCTCCTGGCTGGTAAAAAACCACCTGTTAATGTCTGTGACAGCTCAAAGGCGGGATATTTATGATCCTGATGTCATTATTGAGTTTGCCAAAACAGTCCGCGAAGAAGAATACCTTGAATACCTTGTCTGCCTGACAGTTGCAGATATCTGTGCAACAAATCCGGAACTATGGAACAGCTGGAAAAGGACACTGCTGGCAGAACTGTTCTACTCAACACAACGGGCATTAAGACGGGGACTGGAAAACCCGGTCGATGTAAGAGACCGTATTCGCCATAACCAGCAATTGGCATCCGCTTTGTTGAGAAAGGAAGGCTTTGTCGCACGGCAAATTGATAACTTATGGCAGCGCTTTAAAGCCGACTATTTTTTACGGCATAGCCATAAACAAATTGCCTGGCACAGTGCTTCAATACTCAATCATCAGTCACCGGATGAAACACTCGTACTTGTCAGCGAACAATCGACAAGAGGCGGTACTGAAATATTTGTTTATACCCGGGATCAACATGCTTTGTTTGCTGCAATTGTTGCAGAACTCGATCGCAGAGGATTAACCGTCCATGACGCACAAATCATGGCCAGCAGAGATGGTTTTGTTCTGGATACGTTTATCGTTCTTGATCAAAATGGTCAATCCGTCGATCCGGAACGACACAGCACAATTATTAAAAATCTTCAGTCTGCAATAGCACTTGAAACTCCGGCTCTGGACAAAACCCGCCGGACACCAGGGAACTTAAAGCACTTCACGGTAAAAACTCAAATTGATTTCTTGCCAACCAAAAGCAAGAAAAAGACTTTGCTGGAATTTGTCGCTCTGGATACACCCGGGCTGCTGGCGAATGTTGGAGCGACATTTGCTGAACTGGGACTGGATATTCATGGTGCCAAAATTACAACAATAGGTGAAAGAGCTGAAGACTTATTCATTATTACCGGGAAAGAGCATGGGAAATTAACGCAAGAGGAAGAACAACAAGTGAAAGATGCACTAATTAAGAGCGTGAAAACACTGCTTCCCAGCTAA
- the map gene encoding type I methionyl aminopeptidase, whose amino-acid sequence MSVNIKNAEEIEKMRIAGKLAADVLEMIEPHVKSGVTTEELDQICHQYITETQEAIPAPLNYHGYPKSICTSINHIVCHGIPATEDGQFGQYTRPAVLKDGDILNIDITVIKDGYHGDTSRMFLVGDVSPADKRLCLVAQESLYLAMKLVKPGLRLGEIGTAIDKYIKTNNKNNPRMKFSIVKDYCGHGIGAGFHEDPQVVHYKNSDKTVLQAGMTFTIEPMINAGKFGCRLDEDDNWTVYTADGKNSAQWEHTILVTETGCEVLTLRSDESIPRIMHNN is encoded by the coding sequence ATGTCTGTCAATATAAAAAATGCGGAAGAAATAGAAAAAATGCGGATTGCAGGCAAGCTTGCAGCCGATGTACTTGAAATGATTGAGCCTCATGTAAAATCCGGAGTCACTACAGAAGAGCTCGACCAAATCTGTCATCAATATATTACGGAGACTCAGGAAGCCATTCCGGCCCCGCTCAATTATCACGGCTACCCTAAATCTATCTGTACTTCAATTAATCACATCGTCTGCCACGGAATTCCAGCCACTGAAGACGGTCAGTTTGGTCAATATACCCGCCCGGCAGTATTAAAAGATGGTGACATACTGAATATTGATATCACCGTCATCAAAGATGGCTATCACGGTGACACATCAAGAATGTTTTTAGTCGGTGATGTATCGCCGGCAGACAAACGCTTGTGCCTTGTTGCCCAGGAAAGTCTCTATCTGGCAATGAAACTTGTCAAACCCGGTCTTCGTCTGGGTGAAATAGGAACGGCTATTGATAAGTACATAAAAACAAACAATAAAAACAACCCCCGGATGAAGTTTTCTATTGTGAAAGACTACTGTGGTCATGGTATTGGCGCGGGCTTTCACGAAGATCCACAAGTTGTTCACTACAAAAACAGTGACAAAACGGTTCTGCAGGCGGGTATGACTTTCACAATAGAGCCTATGATTAATGCCGGAAAATTCGGCTGTCGGCTTGATGAAGATGATAACTGGACCGTCTATACCGCGGATGGTAAAAATTCAGCTCAATGGGAACACACCATTCTTGTGACAGAGACTGGCTGTGAAGTCTTGACATTGAGAAGTGACGAATCCATTCCCCGTATAATGCACAATAATTAA
- the tsf gene encoding translation elongation factor Ts gives MAVTAALVKELRERTGAGMMECKKALVETDGDIELAIENMRKSGAAKAAKKAGNVAAEGTILIKESNGVAVLLEVNCQTDFVAKDANFVAFANDVAEAALTSKATVEALQEQFEETRVALVAKIGENVTIRRVQYIEGTALASYRHGEKIGVVVAGEGDAETLKHIAMHVAASRPDYLTPDDVPAEVVEKEKAVQVEIAMNEGKPAEIAEKMVIGRMKKFTGEISLTGQAFVMEPKKSVGEVLKEKGAKVTGFVRLEVGEGIEKEDGLSFAEEVAMAQKG, from the coding sequence ATGGCTGTAACTGCTGCTCTGGTAAAAGAACTGCGTGAACGTACTGGCGCAGGTATGATGGAATGTAAGAAAGCGCTTGTTGAAACTGACGGCGATATCGAACTTGCAATCGAAAATATGCGTAAAAGCGGTGCTGCAAAAGCTGCTAAAAAAGCAGGTAATGTTGCTGCTGAAGGTACGATTTTAATCAAAGAAAGTAACGGTGTTGCTGTTCTTCTTGAAGTGAACTGTCAAACTGACTTCGTTGCAAAAGATGCTAACTTTGTCGCGTTTGCGAATGATGTTGCAGAAGCTGCTCTGACATCTAAAGCGACAGTTGAAGCGCTTCAGGAACAATTTGAAGAAACACGCGTTGCACTTGTTGCTAAAATTGGTGAAAACGTCACAATCCGCCGGGTTCAGTATATCGAAGGTACTGCACTTGCGTCTTACCGCCATGGTGAGAAAATCGGTGTTGTTGTTGCTGGTGAAGGCGACGCTGAAACACTGAAGCATATTGCAATGCACGTTGCTGCTTCACGTCCTGACTATCTGACTCCTGATGATGTTCCTGCTGAAGTTGTTGAAAAAGAAAAAGCAGTTCAGGTAGAGATTGCGATGAACGAAGGCAAGCCTGCTGAAATCGCCGAAAAAATGGTGATTGGCCGGATGAAGAAATTTACGGGTGAAATTTCTTTGACTGGTCAGGCTTTCGTTATGGAACCAAAGAAATCTGTTGGTGAAGTACTGAAAGAAAAAGGCGCTAAAGTCACTGGCTTTGTTCGTCTTGAAGTTGGTGAAGGCATCGAGAAAGAAGATGGCTTGAGCTTTGCTGAAGAAGTTGCAATGGCACAAAAAGGTTAA
- the rpsB gene encoding 30S ribosomal protein S2: MATVSMRDMLKAGVHFGHQTRYWNPKMKPFIFGARNRVHIINLEKTVPMFNEALAELGKIGEKKGKVLFVGTKRAASESVKEAAIASNQYYVNNRWLGGMLTNWKTVRQSIKRLKDLESQSTDGTFEKLTKKEALMRTREMEKLEKSLGGIKDMGGLPDALFIIDADHEHIAVKEANNLGIPVFSVVDTNSNPDGVDYIIPGNDDAIRAVQLYLNAAAEAITEGRNKDVAVVAEKDGFVEAE; encoded by the coding sequence ATGGCAACTGTATCAATGCGCGATATGCTGAAAGCTGGTGTTCACTTTGGTCACCAGACCCGTTACTGGAACCCGAAAATGAAGCCATTCATTTTTGGTGCACGTAACCGTGTTCACATCATTAACCTGGAAAAAACTGTACCAATGTTCAACGAAGCACTGGCAGAACTGGGTAAAATTGGTGAGAAAAAAGGTAAAGTTCTTTTTGTGGGAACAAAGCGCGCTGCATCTGAATCAGTAAAAGAAGCTGCTATTGCCAGCAACCAGTATTATGTTAATAACCGCTGGTTAGGTGGTATGTTAACAAACTGGAAAACTGTTCGCCAGTCAATCAAGCGTCTGAAAGACCTTGAGAGTCAGTCAACTGATGGCACATTTGAAAAGCTGACCAAGAAAGAAGCGCTGATGCGTACCCGTGAAATGGAAAAGCTTGAAAAATCTCTTGGTGGTATCAAGGACATGGGTGGTCTGCCAGACGCTCTGTTCATTATTGATGCTGATCACGAGCACATTGCAGTAAAAGAAGCGAACAATCTGGGAATTCCAGTATTTTCTGTTGTTGATACGAATTCTAACCCAGACGGTGTTGACTACATTATCCCAGGTAACGATGATGCGATCCGTGCTGTTCAGCTTTACCTGAATGCTGCTGCTGAAGCGATCACAGAAGGTCGTAACAAAGATGTTGCTGTGGTTGCTGAGAAAGACGGTTTCGTAGAAGCTGAATAA
- the yegD gene encoding molecular chaperone gives MAIGFDFGTSNCSVAHIIDKQVHAIPLAQDELYIPSTMCAPSREYISEYIYRCLNISPSDTAGENLLRRAININQQDGLEVHSDEVFFGQEALDLYLDDPRHVYYVKSPKSFLGIIGLKDTQLAFFEDLVCAMMTNIKQKAEAKLAAEITETVIGRPVNFHGRKGDESNRQALSILNKAASRAGFKHVEFQFEPVAAGLDYEATLNTDKNVLIVDIGGGTTDCSMIQMGPRWHGKFERNETLLGHTGRRTGGNDLDIFITFRKFMPEFGFGSQQLSGLPVPIPQFWNCIAINDVEAQRKFYTVENLRQIKQLWKNSGHPEKLNRLIHVHQDTLGHSLVREAEKAKIALAGQESHSAMLTIGKENLMIPLTPEAITTAIEEPVNKIKRLIEEVLVQSAIKPDVIYITGGSARSPILREAIKSVLPNTEIVSGNYFGSVTAGLARWADLCFR, from the coding sequence ATGGCTATTGGTTTCGACTTTGGCACCTCTAACTGTTCCGTTGCCCACATCATTGACAAGCAGGTTCATGCCATTCCTTTAGCTCAGGATGAACTTTACATCCCATCGACAATGTGTGCTCCCAGCCGGGAATATATCTCTGAATATATTTATCGTTGCTTAAATATATCGCCTTCGGATACAGCCGGAGAAAATTTATTGCGGCGAGCGATCAATATAAATCAGCAGGATGGACTGGAAGTACATTCGGATGAAGTCTTTTTCGGTCAGGAGGCTCTGGATCTGTATTTAGATGATCCAAGACATGTCTATTATGTCAAGTCTCCTAAATCATTTCTGGGAATTATTGGACTGAAAGATACACAGCTGGCTTTTTTTGAAGATTTAGTTTGTGCCATGATGACAAACATAAAGCAGAAAGCTGAAGCAAAGCTGGCGGCAGAAATCACAGAAACCGTGATTGGCAGGCCAGTGAATTTCCATGGCAGAAAAGGGGATGAATCAAATCGCCAGGCACTAAGTATATTGAACAAAGCCGCATCACGCGCAGGCTTCAAACATGTTGAGTTTCAGTTTGAACCAGTGGCGGCCGGTCTGGATTATGAAGCGACGCTCAATACTGACAAGAATGTGTTAATTGTTGATATCGGCGGAGGAACAACAGACTGCTCAATGATTCAGATGGGACCCCGCTGGCACGGCAAATTTGAGCGTAATGAAACACTTCTGGGCCATACCGGTCGCAGAACAGGCGGTAATGATCTGGACATTTTTATCACTTTCAGAAAATTCATGCCGGAATTCGGTTTTGGATCACAGCAACTTTCAGGCTTACCGGTTCCTATACCGCAATTCTGGAACTGTATTGCTATCAATGATGTAGAAGCTCAGCGGAAGTTTTATACCGTGGAAAACCTTCGGCAAATCAAACAACTCTGGAAAAATTCCGGGCATCCGGAAAAATTGAACCGTCTCATTCATGTCCATCAGGATACTTTGGGACACAGCCTTGTCAGGGAAGCAGAAAAAGCCAAAATAGCACTTGCGGGACAAGAGAGCCATTCAGCTATGCTGACGATTGGTAAAGAAAATCTGATGATTCCACTGACTCCGGAAGCAATTACCACAGCCATCGAAGAGCCAGTGAATAAAATAAAACGGCTGATAGAAGAAGTATTGGTACAGAGCGCGATCAAACCGGACGTAATTTATATCACCGGAGGCTCAGCCAGATCTCCAATCCTCCGTGAAGCAATCAAAAGTGTATTACCCAATACTGAAATTGTCAGTGGCAACTACTTTGGTTCAGTGACTGCAGGATTAGCCCGCTGGGCTGACTTATGCTTCCGGTGA
- a CDS encoding DUF3461 family protein, with translation MYPHLKSLGIHEPEEIERYTIRQEALKDVLKIYFHKQKGEFFAKSVKYKYPRQIKNVLVDSGSHQYKEVTEINRNLMLTLDELNQITGPDRTQDIDLKEKILTDLHHLEKVVASKIAEIEADLQKLK, from the coding sequence ATGTATCCCCACCTGAAAAGTTTAGGTATTCATGAACCAGAGGAAATTGAGCGCTATACAATCCGGCAGGAAGCCTTAAAAGATGTACTGAAAATATACTTTCACAAACAAAAAGGCGAGTTTTTCGCTAAAAGCGTGAAATATAAATACCCAAGGCAGATCAAAAATGTACTGGTAGACAGTGGAAGCCACCAATATAAAGAGGTGACTGAAATTAACCGAAACTTAATGCTGACCTTAGATGAATTAAACCAGATTACAGGCCCGGACAGAACTCAGGATATTGATCTGAAAGAAAAAATCCTGACAGATTTACATCATCTGGAAAAAGTCGTTGCAAGTAAAATTGCAGAAATCGAAGCCGATCTTCAAAAGCTGAAATAG